In a genomic window of Nostoc sp. UHCC 0870:
- the cysC gene encoding adenylyl-sulfate kinase — protein sequence MLEKQRGVTIWLTGLSGAGKTTICQFLETELRSQGYKIEVLDGDVVRQNLSKGLTFSKEDRDENIRRIGFVANLLTRNNVIVLVSVISPYREIRKEVKEKIGDFIEVYVNAPLEVCEHRDVKGLYKKARAGEIKHFTGIDDLYEIPLAPDVECQTNQETVTQSANKILNKLEDLGYINPLPLPQLNNNYSRI from the coding sequence ATGTTGGAAAAACAGCGTGGTGTAACAATCTGGTTAACTGGTTTGAGTGGTGCGGGTAAAACCACCATCTGTCAGTTTTTGGAAACAGAACTGCGATCGCAGGGGTATAAAATTGAGGTACTAGATGGCGACGTAGTGCGCCAAAACTTAAGTAAGGGTTTAACTTTCAGTAAGGAGGATCGAGATGAAAATATTCGGCGGATTGGTTTTGTAGCTAACCTGCTAACTAGAAATAATGTTATCGTCTTGGTTTCGGTGATCTCGCCATATCGAGAAATTCGCAAAGAAGTCAAAGAAAAGATTGGAGATTTTATTGAAGTATACGTCAATGCACCATTAGAAGTGTGTGAACATCGAGATGTGAAAGGTTTGTATAAAAAAGCTAGAGCAGGTGAAATCAAACATTTCACTGGAATTGATGACTTATACGAAATACCTCTTGCACCTGATGTTGAATGCCAAACTAATCAAGAAACAGTTACCCAAAGTGCCAATAAAATTTTAAATAAGTTAGAAGATTTAGGTTACATCAATCCTCTACCATTGCCACAGTTGAATAACAATTACTCACGGATATAG
- a CDS encoding Rieske 2Fe-2S domain-containing protein, with translation MVLIKEKELCKLFVEGGRQQYSLAAVGTNLANHDEVAWHNFVTTLLSAKGDPAVESVYKYLVNAVVEYNQRHQTEINIEIVYKYFAAKIIRSIFVEPSELEKNWYFICHTTEIPQTGDFVTVQIFQEPLVAVRQSDGTIRVFLNVCTHRQSPVFEGHGCLGVDKSALCPYHGWAFGIDGHCKNAPGANRGEFGADFDLKDYSLQGFEVKIDENQRVFAHLSQNKPLKPESPPQSHQNIGVEITNLLNCVSPGYADGETATLPEQMRLWLRIGYLEAEVQQLIADITQGRTSDSRQLILESLIGELKHAILTVDSDGLNPELNEVLQRVYSSDEQRQSIGKSIEYAKIDPDGVESSASDERRQALPIWIYGDAALFALEVEHLIKPTWQFVCHINEIPQPGNFTWLDIVGERAYVIRTESGEVFAGKLLDVTQRGSYPKFGLPNYGLEPIDIDIFYGFIFIRFTWEGSRLAESWYQPGLLEPYQLEQMQPIGGVGHYDINVEVDYKLLWENFLEDYHFPMMHKGLTRRFGVSSDCEGINGMIIPMRDPASPSLTPIERQYYDCAKAIARHSWEHEQELQDFAAENHTLPETLCFSAFCSMSAQEEIPMPFSLSVFPEHVQTFALVPAGPREARFHVRSYGHVLDPNDPNTKAIEDARLANIQLLIESLHEDIRVNYICQDSVSSRLFEKTGVFSIAEFDVAKFQEAIRIKLPITSHQRKPL, from the coding sequence ATGGTTTTAATCAAAGAAAAGGAACTATGTAAACTTTTTGTCGAAGGTGGACGACAGCAATATTCCCTGGCTGCGGTGGGGACAAATTTGGCGAATCATGATGAAGTAGCATGGCATAATTTTGTCACTACCCTATTATCAGCAAAGGGCGACCCGGCTGTTGAATCAGTCTATAAATATCTAGTAAATGCAGTTGTTGAATATAATCAACGCCATCAGACAGAAATTAATATCGAAATTGTTTATAAATACTTTGCTGCTAAAATTATTCGTTCCATCTTTGTTGAACCATCGGAACTAGAGAAAAACTGGTATTTTATTTGTCACACCACCGAAATTCCCCAGACTGGAGATTTTGTGACTGTGCAGATTTTTCAAGAACCTTTGGTAGCTGTACGTCAATCAGACGGAACGATTCGCGTTTTCCTGAATGTCTGCACTCATCGCCAATCACCAGTTTTTGAAGGTCACGGTTGTTTAGGCGTAGATAAATCGGCTCTTTGTCCGTATCATGGATGGGCATTTGGCATAGATGGCCATTGCAAGAATGCACCAGGGGCAAATAGAGGAGAGTTTGGGGCTGATTTTGACCTTAAAGATTATAGTTTACAGGGGTTTGAAGTCAAAATTGATGAAAATCAACGGGTTTTCGCCCACCTTTCCCAAAATAAACCCCTCAAACCAGAATCGCCACCTCAAAGCCATCAAAACATCGGGGTAGAAATTACCAATCTGCTCAATTGTGTGAGTCCAGGCTATGCAGATGGGGAAACAGCCACACTTCCAGAACAAATGCGCCTGTGGTTGAGAATTGGTTACTTAGAAGCAGAAGTACAACAGCTAATTGCAGATATTACCCAAGGACGAACTAGCGATAGTCGCCAGTTAATCTTAGAGTCATTGATTGGCGAACTCAAACACGCTATCCTCACCGTCGATAGTGATGGGTTAAATCCAGAATTGAATGAAGTCCTGCAACGAGTCTACAGCAGTGACGAACAAAGACAGTCAATTGGCAAATCCATAGAGTATGCCAAAATTGATCCTGATGGTGTAGAATCCTCGGCATCAGATGAAAGAAGACAAGCATTACCAATCTGGATTTATGGTGATGCAGCATTGTTTGCTCTGGAAGTTGAGCATTTAATTAAACCAACCTGGCAATTTGTTTGCCATATCAACGAAATTCCCCAACCGGGTAACTTCACCTGGTTGGATATTGTCGGTGAACGAGCCTACGTCATTCGCACTGAAAGCGGTGAAGTGTTCGCTGGTAAACTTCTCGATGTCACCCAACGGGGTAGCTATCCGAAATTTGGTTTACCCAATTACGGTTTAGAACCCATAGACATTGACATTTTTTATGGATTTATTTTCATTCGCTTTACCTGGGAAGGCTCAAGATTAGCCGAGAGTTGGTATCAACCTGGCTTATTAGAACCCTACCAACTCGAACAGATGCAGCCGATTGGGGGAGTCGGTCACTATGACATTAATGTGGAGGTGGATTATAAACTGCTGTGGGAAAACTTCTTAGAAGATTACCACTTTCCCATGATGCACAAAGGTTTAACCCGTCGGTTTGGAGTGTCGAGTGATTGTGAAGGCATCAACGGCATGATTATTCCCATGCGCGATCCGGCTTCACCCAGCTTAACCCCAATCGAGCGACAATATTATGATTGTGCCAAAGCGATCGCCAGACATTCTTGGGAACATGAGCAGGAATTACAAGATTTTGCGGCTGAAAACCATACCCTACCCGAAACCCTATGTTTCTCAGCCTTCTGCTCCATGTCGGCGCAAGAAGAAATCCCCATGCCTTTTTCCTTGAGCGTATTTCCCGAACACGTCCAAACTTTTGCCCTAGTTCCCGCCGGGCCAAGGGAAGCTCGCTTTCATGTGCGTAGTTACGGCCATGTCCTCGACCCCAATGACCCCAACACAAAAGCCATTGAAGATGCACGGCTCGCAAATATCCAACTACTTATAGAATCGTTACACGAGGACATTCGCGTTAACTATATTTGTCAAGACAGTGTTTCTTCAAGGCTATTTGAGAAAACAGGAGTATTCAGTATTGCCGAGTTTGATGTTGCTAAATTTCAGGAGGCTATCCGCATTAAATTACCAATCACCAGTCATCAAAGAAAACCATTATGA
- the fni gene encoding type 2 isopentenyl-diphosphate Delta-isomerase gives MTTTVPSVNAVTEIETRKADHIRVCLEEDVQFHQVTSGLECYRFTHNCLPEINRSDINLQTTFLGKNLGAPLLMSSMTGGTELAHLVNTRLATVAQRYRLAMGVGSQRIAIEQPHLASTFAVRSFAPDILLLANLGAVQLNYGCGLDECLHLVNSLEADALILHLNPLQECVQSRGDTNFRGLISKIAQLCEKLPVPVVVKEVGNGISAVMAQKLIDAGVTAIDVAGAGGTSWAKVESQRAQDNKQRRLGQTFADWGLPTAECLNSIRAIAPTIPLIASGGLTNGLDAAKAIALGADLAGLARPFLAAAIQSEAAVDELVEVLIAELETALFCTGNATFAELRTSEALQRI, from the coding sequence ATGACTACCACCGTGCCATCAGTCAATGCTGTAACTGAAATTGAGACTCGCAAAGCCGACCACATACGTGTCTGCTTAGAGGAAGATGTCCAGTTTCATCAAGTAACTAGCGGGTTGGAGTGCTATCGCTTCACTCATAATTGTCTTCCCGAAATCAACCGCAGTGATATTAACCTGCAAACAACCTTCCTGGGTAAAAATCTCGGTGCGCCACTCCTCATGTCTTCCATGACAGGGGGAACGGAATTAGCACACCTAGTCAATACTCGTTTAGCAACAGTTGCTCAACGTTATCGATTAGCAATGGGAGTTGGTTCGCAACGAATTGCGATCGAACAACCTCATTTAGCCTCTACCTTTGCTGTGCGCTCCTTTGCTCCTGACATTCTCTTGTTAGCCAACTTGGGGGCGGTGCAACTAAATTATGGATGTGGGCTGGATGAGTGTTTGCATCTGGTAAATTCCCTAGAAGCAGATGCACTAATTCTGCACCTTAACCCCCTGCAAGAGTGTGTACAATCGCGAGGAGATACTAATTTTCGCGGATTAATCAGTAAAATTGCCCAGCTTTGTGAAAAACTACCCGTACCTGTAGTTGTCAAAGAAGTGGGTAATGGCATTTCGGCTGTAATGGCACAAAAGTTAATTGATGCTGGAGTTACAGCCATTGACGTAGCTGGTGCAGGGGGAACTTCCTGGGCAAAAGTCGAAAGCCAACGCGCTCAAGACAACAAACAGCGTCGTTTGGGACAAACTTTTGCAGATTGGGGTTTACCCACCGCAGAGTGTTTAAATTCCATCCGGGCGATCGCACCGACAATTCCCTTAATTGCTTCTGGTGGGCTAACCAACGGATTGGATGCAGCCAAAGCGATCGCATTAGGCGCAGATTTAGCCGGGTTAGCTCGACCTTTTTTAGCAGCCGCCATCCAATCGGAAGCCGCCGTTGATGAGTTAGTAGAAGTTCTGATTGCTGAATTGGAAACAGCTTTATTTTGTACTGGTAATGCCACATTTGCAGAACTCAGAACTTCTGAGGCACTGCAACGTATATAA
- a CDS encoding LysR family transcriptional regulator, with the protein MLKFSIEFRPPIPPEKNLIIGTLGPSGTSSDYASSYIVKQLESEQLTGEIQLFDSFSGVKEALLQDKVDIAVVPHAYHSINEFYMEPNLDLGFIFIYPTPVYGLAKRKNTEVVFKGARLVTHPAPLPLLSKLLPESQDQSEIQVDFSPSTSDAAIQVQQGLATLAITNKNAVDAYDLEFISTYGKIPMSWSIFYKKLA; encoded by the coding sequence ATGCTCAAGTTTTCAATTGAATTTCGACCTCCTATTCCTCCTGAAAAAAATTTAATTATAGGTACATTAGGGCCTAGCGGTACTAGTAGTGACTATGCTTCAAGTTATATAGTCAAACAATTAGAGTCAGAACAATTAACTGGAGAAATTCAGTTATTTGATAGCTTTTCAGGAGTCAAAGAAGCTTTATTACAAGACAAAGTGGATATAGCAGTAGTTCCTCATGCTTACCACTCGATTAATGAGTTTTATATGGAGCCAAATCTTGATTTAGGCTTCATTTTCATCTATCCAACTCCAGTTTATGGATTAGCTAAGAGGAAAAATACAGAGGTGGTTTTTAAAGGAGCTAGACTTGTTACCCATCCTGCACCCTTACCTTTGTTGTCAAAACTTTTACCAGAGTCTCAAGACCAATCAGAAATTCAGGTTGATTTTTCTCCTTCTACTAGTGATGCAGCAATTCAAGTACAACAGGGTTTAGCTACTCTAGCTATTACTAATAAAAATGCTGTTGACGCTTATGATTTAGAGTTTATTTCCACTTACGGAAAAATCCCTATGAGCTGGTCAATTTTTTATAAAAAATTAGCATAA
- a CDS encoding cupin domain-containing protein, which produces MSKFFPNPKTTQLNSDVELIAFDCQDTLVQLVYLAPGANFALHQHLESQMGMIISGRLEMNVNGIKEIIEPLQQAYIANAYVPHGSVNIFPETALVFDVKRTITSLSSPKTDEVFLKVSPKNDEITGLPCQFLVASWFEIIIMKIPPRGIIPRHQSNSEQMGIILNGQLTMTVGDEQQQLEYGSIYYAPANVFCGGYNSSDETVSLVEILILPCSDLSAQEAALSKRTVGSLTAT; this is translated from the coding sequence ATGTCTAAATTTTTTCCAAATCCCAAAACCACACAACTTAATTCAGATGTAGAGCTAATAGCATTTGATTGTCAAGACACCCTTGTGCAATTAGTCTATCTTGCTCCCGGAGCTAATTTTGCCCTACATCAACATCTAGAAAGTCAGATGGGGATGATAATTTCTGGACGTTTAGAAATGAACGTCAACGGCATTAAAGAAATTATCGAGCCACTGCAACAAGCTTACATTGCCAATGCTTATGTTCCTCATGGTTCTGTAAATATTTTTCCAGAAACAGCACTAGTATTCGATGTAAAACGTACTATAACTTCTTTGTCATCACCAAAAACTGACGAAGTGTTTCTCAAGGTATCGCCTAAAAACGATGAAATTACAGGACTACCATGCCAATTTCTTGTAGCTTCTTGGTTTGAAATTATCATCATGAAAATTCCACCAAGAGGTATCATCCCCCGACATCAATCTAATAGCGAACAAATGGGAATCATCCTCAACGGTCAGTTGACTATGACTGTGGGAGACGAACAACAGCAATTAGAATATGGTAGTATCTATTATGCTCCGGCTAATGTTTTTTGTGGGGGATATAATTCCTCTGATGAAACAGTATCTTTAGTGGAAATTTTGATTCTGCCTTGCTCTGATTTGTCTGCTCAAGAAGCTGCTTTAAGTAAAAGAACTGTGGGATCTTTAACTGCAACCTAG
- a CDS encoding SDR family oxidoreductase, with product MDLGLIGKVALVTGASAGIGYAISEKLAAEGCNLIICGRNADRLEQAYQKLLDSPAKIITCCADVQKVTESEKLVQLALNEFGKIDILVNNSDGAKFSSSAVENLSDEDWTTVFEGKLMGYIRMTNLVLPPMKNQQWGRIVNIIGTSGKEPSPRLIKSGVANAALINFTKSVATQVAQWNVLVNSVNPGIIDTPRHREYLEVFAQKEDRNIEAIIEGIDQTIPIGRRGLSSEVANLVAFLSSECASYITGVNIPVDGGLSKAAF from the coding sequence ATGGATTTAGGACTAATAGGGAAAGTAGCCTTAGTGACAGGTGCTAGTGCTGGTATTGGTTATGCCATATCTGAAAAACTAGCAGCAGAAGGCTGTAATTTAATAATTTGTGGGAGAAATGCCGACAGATTAGAACAAGCATATCAAAAATTGCTTGACTCTCCAGCCAAAATCATTACCTGCTGTGCTGATGTTCAGAAAGTAACTGAATCGGAAAAATTAGTGCAGTTAGCCCTCAATGAATTTGGTAAAATTGATATATTGGTAAATAATTCCGATGGGGCTAAATTTTCTAGCAGTGCAGTAGAAAACCTATCTGATGAAGATTGGACAACTGTATTTGAAGGCAAATTAATGGGCTATATCCGCATGACCAATCTGGTTTTACCTCCTATGAAAAATCAGCAATGGGGCAGAATAGTCAATATTATTGGTACATCTGGAAAAGAACCTTCCCCTCGTTTAATTAAATCAGGAGTAGCGAATGCAGCATTAATCAACTTTACTAAGTCAGTGGCTACCCAAGTTGCCCAATGGAATGTATTAGTTAACTCTGTCAACCCTGGGATTATTGATACTCCCAGACATAGAGAATATCTAGAAGTATTTGCCCAAAAAGAAGACCGCAATATTGAGGCGATTATAGAAGGAATAGATCAAACTATTCCTATAGGTCGTCGCGGACTTTCTAGTGAGGTAGCCAATTTAGTGGCTTTTCTCAGTTCAGAATGCGCCAGTTATATAACAGGTGTAAATATTCCAGTCGATGGCGGATTATCTAAAGCAGCTTTTTAA